One Streptococcus sp. VT 162 genomic window, TCACTGTCAAGCTTGGAATGCCCATTTCATTAGCCTTGACCAAAACCTGACGGCTGTCAGCTGTTTCACCAGACTGGCTGATAAAGATGAAGAGTGGTTTTTTGCTGAGAAGTGGCATACCATAGCCCCACTCAGATGAAATTCCAAGTTCAACAGGTGTATCCGTCAACTCTTCCAGCATCTTCTTAGAAGCAAATCCTGCGTGGTACGATGTTCCAGCTGCAAGGATGTAAATGCGGTCTGCATCTTGAACAGCCTTGATGATAGCTGGATCTACAACAACTTGACCAGCCTCATCTGTGTAGGCTTGGATGAGTTTACGCATCACCGTTGGTTGCTCGTCGATTTCCTTGAGCATGTAATAAGGATAAGTCCCCTTACCGATATCTGACAAGTCGAGCTCCGCAGTATAGCTAGCACGTTCACGGCGATTGCCATCATAGTCTTGAACTTCGACACTATCAGCCTTGACGATTACCAACTCTTGGTCATGAATTTCCATGTATTGGTTGGTCTCACGAATCATAGCCATAGCATCTGAGCAGACCATGTTGTAGCCTTCTCCAAGACCAATCAAGAGTGGTGATTTGTTCTTAGCGACATAGATGACATCTGGATTTTCAGAGTCAACCAAGGCAAAGGCATAAGAACCACGGATGATGTGAAGAGCTTTTTTGAAGGCTTCAAGAACTGACAAACCATCTTCTTCTGCAAATTTCCCAATCAAGTGAACGGCGATTTCCGTATCTGTTTGCCCCTTGAAGTGGTGACCTGCAAGGTATTCTTCCTTGATTTCAAGGTAGTTCTCAATCACCCCATTATGCACCAAGACAAAACGTCCTGTCTCAGAGCGGTGTGGGTGAGCGTTGTCCTCCGTTGGTTTCCCGTGAGTCGCCCAACGCGTATGTCCGATACCAGTCGTTCCCTCAACACCAGCTGTCTTTGCAGACAATTCTGCAATACGACCGACAGCCTTAACCAGGTGATTTTCAGCACCACCTAGGACAAAAATCCCCGCAGAATCATAACCACGGTATTCGAGCTTTTCAAGCCCTTGAATCAAAATATCAGTTGCATTTGTGTTTCCAACAACACCAACAATTCCACACATAGTATATACGACACAGACCAGCTGTGCTTTCTCCTTAAATTGGTATAGTCTGATTCTCCTTTTTCAGAATCAGCAAAGACAGTATATACTTGTTTTTCTCACTTGTCAAGGATAAAAATTGGTATAGTTTTTCTATCTGGTATTTTAACAAGATTTCACTTGATACCTGACAAGTTAGCATCAATTACTTATAATGAATAGAGGAGGTATTTGCCATTTGATTTTTCTTGGCACTTTTATCTTCTCTTCCCATCTTGTCTGATTTTCCCCATGGGCACCTCCTAACTCTGCTACTACAAGGCACTACAGATGGGCAATGCGACTGAGGTATCTGCTGTCGATAAATTCAGTCTCGTCATTACCCTCGTTCTAGCCTTTTTCTTCCTACAGGATGCCCTGACGTTTAAAACAATTATTGGCTGTATCCTGATTACGATTGGGACCTTGGTGATGATATTGTAATAAAAAGTGAGATGAACACCATCTCACTCTTTTTATTCTTAAAATCCATTATGGTCGCTGAGTTCCTTGAACCAATGGCCTGATTTTTTTAGACGACGTTCCTGCGTTTCCAAGTCCAATTCAACCAAACCATAGCGATTTTTATAGCTATTGAGCCATGACCAGCAATCAATAAAGGTCCAGATTAAGTAACCCTTACAATTGGCTCCGTCTTCAATGGCACGGTGAAGTTCACGCAGATGTCCTTTGACAAAGTCGATACGATAGTCGTCCTGAATCATGCCATTCTCACGGAACTTTCCTTCCCCTTCAACCCCCATGCCGTTTTCGGTCAGCATCCACTCAATATTACCGTAGTTTTCCTTGATATTTTGGGCGATATCATAAATCCCCTGCTCGTAGATTTCCCAACCGCGGTGAGGATTGATTTTACGGCCCGGCATGATATAAGGCTCATAGAAATGTTCTGGCAAGAGGGGACTGTCTGGATGTTTAGCAAAACGCGGCGCCATAACGCGCAAAGGCTGATAGTAGTTCACTCCTAGGAAATCAACTGTATTCTCGCGAATGAGTTCTAACTCTTCAACAGTGTACTCTGGCAGCAAATCATGTTCAGCTAAAATTTCCACCAATTCCTCTGGATAAGCTCCCAAGACAGACGGATCTAGGAAAGATTGGGCTTGGAAGAGATCGGCAATGCGAGCTGCCTTGACATCAGCAGGATGCTGGCTGCGTGGATAAGCCGGTGTCAAGTTAAGGACAATCCCAATCTTGGAATCAGGCAAAACCTCATGACAGGCCTTAACCGCAAGACTACTAGCCAGTTGCGTATGATAGGCAACCTTAACCGCCGCTTTGGCATCTACCTTGTGAGGATAATGGGCATCATAAAAATAACCAAATTCTACAGGTACGATGGGCTCGTTGAAGGTAATCCATTGGTCCACCAAGTCGCCGTAAGTTTCAAAACAAAAACGAGCATAGTCTTTATAGGCCCTGACGGTTGCCTTATTTTCCCAACCATCGCCGTCTTCTTGGAGGGCAAAAGGCAGGTCGAAGTGATAGAGATTGACTAAGAGACGAATCCCTTTGGCCTTAATAGCTTCAAAAACCTGACGGTAGAAAGTCACCCCTTGCGGATTGACCTCTCCACGGCCTTGCGGGAAAATACGAGACCACTGGATAGAAGTTCGGAAGGCTGTATGCCCAGTCTCTACCAAAAGCTCAATATCCTTTTCCCAGTTTTCGTAAAAAGTCGATGTTTTATCAGGTCCAATTCCATTGTAGTAACGATTTGGCTCTACTTGGAACCAATAATCCCAGAGATTGTCTCCCTTGCCGTCACCAGGTACACGACCTTCTGTCTGTGGTCCAGAAGTGGAGGAACCCCAGACAAAATCCTTTGGAAATTTTAGCATAGCTTTACCTCTTCGTTTATTCATTTTTCCCATTATATAGAAAAAACAAGGTAAAAACTAGTTACATTTTTGCCTTGTTTTTCTTCTGATTATAGTTTTTATTTCTTGCTGAGGATTTCAAGGGTTTCGAGCAAGTTGTCTGCATGAACTTCGATGGTGTCACCAGTCGCCTTAATCTTAACTTCTACGATGCCATCGGCTGCTTTCTTCCCAACAGTGATACGGATTGGCAGACCAATCAAGTCGCTATCGCTAAACTTCACTCCGACACGTTCGTTACGGTCGTCTGTCAAGACTTCGTAACCAGCTCCCATCAAGCTTGCTTCAAGTTTTTCTGTTAAGGCTTGCGCTTCTTCATCCTTGACATTGACAGTGATCAAATGCACATCAAATGGCGCCAATTCTTTAGGGAAGTTAACTCCCCAAGCATAACGGTATTCCCCTTTAGGCGTTTTGTTGACAAAGAGGCGGGCGTGTTGCTCCATAACTGCTGAGAGAAGACGGCTAACACCAATACCGTAACATCCCATGATGATTGGCACAGCACGACCATTTTCATCCAAAACATCTGCGCCCATACTTGCTGAATAACGAGTGCCGAGTTTGAAAATATGACCGATCTCGATACCACGCGCGAAGTTAAGAACGCCTTGTCCGTCTGGTGAAATTTCACCCTCACGAACTTCGCGGATATCCACGTATTCTGCAGTGAAATCACGACCTGGGTTCACACCCGTCAAGTGGTAACCATCTTCGTTGGCCCCCACAACAGCATTGCGAACATCTTGTACCTTACGGTCTGCAATGATTTTCACATTTTCTGGCAAACCAACTGGGCCAAGCGAACCAAAGCCAGCTGAGATAACATTTGCTACTTCTTCCTCGCTCGCAACATCAAAGAAATCTGCTCCCAAGTGGTTTTTCAACTTGACTTCATTGAGTTGGTCATTTCCAACTAGAAGGGCTGCAACAAGCTCACCATCTGCCATGTAGAAGAGAGTTTTAATCGTTTGCTCTTCTGGCACATTAAGGAAGGCTGCAACTTCATCGATGGATTTAACACCTGGAGTTTCCACTCGAATCACTTCTTCTTCCGCAACGACACGGTTGCTTGGTTTGTACTCGTTTGTTGCCATTTCTAAGTTAGCTGCATAGCTAGACTCAGTTGAGTAGGCGATGGTGTCTTCACCAGAAACCATCCATTTGAGCAATTCTGCCTTGATTTCTTCTTGCACTTCTGCAGGAATTTCATCAAATGAGGCAACTGACTTGTCCAAGACAACCCAGCGGTCAAGGTCTGTACGGGCTGGTGTGATGGCCATAAATTCTTGGCTATCCTTACCACCCATGGCGCCACCATCACCGATTATAGCCTTGAAGTCCAAGCCACTACGAGTAAAGATACGTTCATAGGCCGCTTTGTACTCGTCATAAGTCACATCCAAACTATCGTAATTAGCATGGAAACTATAGCCGTCTTTCATGATAAATTCACGCGTACGGAGAAGCCCGTTACGTGGACGTTTTTCATCACGGTATTTCGGTTGAATTTGGTAGAGATTGAGTGGCAATTGCTTGTAAGACTTAACAGAATCACGGACAATAGCTGTAAAAGTCTCTTCGTGGGTCGGACCTAGAATAAAGTCTGACTTTTCACGGTTTTTCAGTTTATAAAGGTCTTCACCATAAGTTTCATAACGACCTGATTCACGCCAAAGATCGGCACTGAGAAGGGCAGGAGCCAACATCTCCACCGCACCAATCTTATCAAACTCTTGGCGCATGATATTCTTAGCCTTTTCAATCACACGGTTAGCGAGTGGCAGGTAAGAATAAACACCGGCAGAAACTTGACGGACATAACCAGCACGCAACATAAGGGCGTGGCTGATAACTTGAGCATCGCTTGGCATTTCGCGAAGCGTTGGGATTAGCATTTTACTTTGTTTCATAATATTCCTCGATTATCTAAAAGAAGAGTCGCATAATGTCATTCCAGGTCACAGCTAGCATCAAGACAACCATGATAACTACACCAGCCATGGTGACATAGGTTTCAATTTCTTGTTTAAGGGGTTTCCGGCGGATAGCCTCTAGGATGTTGAGCACAATCTTTCCACCATCCAAAGCCGGGATAGGAATCAAGTTAAAAATTCCAATATTGATGGAAATCATAGCTAGGAAGTAGAGGACATTCTCAAGACCATTTTTAGCAGCATCGCTACTTGCCTTAAAAATAGCAACGGGACCACCGAGTTTGTTCAAATCTGGATGGAAAATCAAGTTTTTCAGAGCCGAA contains:
- a CDS encoding glucosamine--fructose-6-phosphate aminotransferase, producing MCGIVGVVGNTNATDILIQGLEKLEYRGYDSAGIFVLGGAENHLVKAVGRIAELSAKTAGVEGTTGIGHTRWATHGKPTEDNAHPHRSETGRFVLVHNGVIENYLEIKEEYLAGHHFKGQTDTEIAVHLIGKFAEEDGLSVLEAFKKALHIIRGSYAFALVDSENPDVIYVAKNKSPLLIGLGEGYNMVCSDAMAMIRETNQYMEIHDQELVIVKADSVEVQDYDGNRRERASYTAELDLSDIGKGTYPYYMLKEIDEQPTVMRKLIQAYTDEAGQVVVDPAIIKAVQDADRIYILAAGTSYHAGFASKKMLEELTDTPVELGISSEWGYGMPLLSKKPLFIFISQSGETADSRQVLVKANEMGIPSLTVTNVPGSTLSREANHTMLLHAGPEIAVASTKAYTAQIAALAFLAKAVGEANGNAKAQAFDLVHELSIVAQSIESTLSEKETIDAKVRDLLETTRNAFYIGRGQDYYVAMEASLKLKEISYIQCEGFAAGELKHGTIALIEEGTPVLALLSDPVLANHTRGNIQEVAARGAKVLTIAEENVAKDTDDIVLTTVHPYLSPISMVVPTQLVAYFATLHRGLDVDKPRNLAKSVTVE
- a CDS encoding 6-phospho-beta-glucosidase; the encoded protein is MLKFPKDFVWGSSTSGPQTEGRVPGDGKGDNLWDYWFQVEPNRYYNGIGPDKTSTFYENWEKDIELLVETGHTAFRTSIQWSRIFPQGRGEVNPQGVTFYRQVFEAIKAKGIRLLVNLYHFDLPFALQEDGDGWENKATVRAYKDYARFCFETYGDLVDQWITFNEPIVPVEFGYFYDAHYPHKVDAKAAVKVAYHTQLASSLAVKACHEVLPDSKIGIVLNLTPAYPRSQHPADVKAARIADLFQAQSFLDPSVLGAYPEELVEILAEHDLLPEYTVEELELIRENTVDFLGVNYYQPLRVMAPRFAKHPDSPLLPEHFYEPYIMPGRKINPHRGWEIYEQGIYDIAQNIKENYGNIEWMLTENGMGVEGEGKFRENGMIQDDYRIDFVKGHLRELHRAIEDGANCKGYLIWTFIDCWSWLNSYKNRYGLVELDLETQERRLKKSGHWFKELSDHNGF
- a CDS encoding prolyl-tRNA synthetase codes for the protein MKQSKMLIPTLREMPSDAQVISHALMLRAGYVRQVSAGVYSYLPLANRVIEKAKNIMRQEFDKIGAVEMLAPALLSADLWRESGRYETYGEDLYKLKNREKSDFILGPTHEETFTAIVRDSVKSYKQLPLNLYQIQPKYRDEKRPRNGLLRTREFIMKDGYSFHANYDSLDVTYDEYKAAYERIFTRSGLDFKAIIGDGGAMGGKDSQEFMAITPARTDLDRWVVLDKSVASFDEIPAEVQEEIKAELLKWMVSGEDTIAYSTESSYAANLEMATNEYKPSNRVVAEEEVIRVETPGVKSIDEVAAFLNVPEEQTIKTLFYMADGELVAALLVGNDQLNEVKLKNHLGADFFDVASEEEVANVISAGFGSLGPVGLPENVKIIADRKVQDVRNAVVGANEDGYHLTGVNPGRDFTAEYVDIREVREGEISPDGQGVLNFARGIEIGHIFKLGTRYSASMGADVLDENGRAVPIIMGCYGIGVSRLLSAVMEQHARLFVNKTPKGEYRYAWGVNFPKELAPFDVHLITVNVKDEEAQALTEKLEASLMGAGYEVLTDDRNERVGVKFSDSDLIGLPIRITVGKKAADGIVEVKIKATGDTIEVHADNLLETLEILSKK